One Cydia pomonella isolate Wapato2018A chromosome 14, ilCydPomo1, whole genome shotgun sequence DNA segment encodes these proteins:
- the LOC133524958 gene encoding MIT domain-containing protein 1-like, protein MSTPSTFNAAKKILIRGVELDTKKRYTEALICYQEGLQILVDKMKEEVDDKERAYLRDKVEEYMKRAETIKKLVLQQKEAGKFHEQLRIEDNSTGHSYKSLFGRFLDEDVEFVVVEDPYIRAFHQCQNFLRLCELLVRSCSNLRHIQLVTSQDPKSEQSKREQATWLQSLTEDLLKYKIRFTVQYSETLHDRQITLSSGWIIKIGRGLDFFKPPENKFCLGVYDMDLRKCHETTVDIVHTKNVKQSYG, encoded by the exons ATGAGTACACCAAGTACTTTTAATGctgcaaaaaaaattttgattCGAGGAGTTGAATTGGATACCAAGAAACGATATACAGAGGCACTAATATGCTATCAAGAGGGCTTGCAAATTTTGGTGGACAAAATGAAAG AAGAGGTAGATGATAAAGAGAGAGCATACCTGAGAGATAAGGTAGAGGAGTATATGAAGAGAGCAGAGACCATTAAAAAGCTGGTGTTACAGCAAAAAGAAGCTGGCAAGTTCCATGAGCAGCTGCGGATAGAGGACAATTCCACCGGACACAGCTATAAGTCCTTGTTCGGGAGGTTTCTGGATGAGGATGTGGAGTTTGTTGTGGTTGAAGACCCTTATATTAGAGCTTTCCATCAG tgtcAAAATTTCCTCCGCCTGTGTGAGCTGCTCGTGCGCTCATGTAGCAACCTCAGGCACATCCAGCTAGTGACTTCACAGGACCCTAAGTCCGAGCAGTCTAAGAGAGAGCAGGCGACTTGGCTGCAAAGCCTTACAGAAGATCTGCTCAAATACAAGATTAGATTCACAGTGCAGTATTCCGAGACACTGCATGATAGACAAATTAC ATTAAGTTCAGGCTGGATAATCAAGATTGGGCGAGGGTTAGACTTCTTCAAACCACCGGAGAACAAGTTCTGTCTCGGTGTGTACGACATGGATCTGCGGAAATGTCACGAAACCACGGTCGATATAGTACATACGAAAAATGTTAAGCAGTCTTATGGATGA